Proteins co-encoded in one Dyella japonica A8 genomic window:
- a CDS encoding O-antigen translocase: MNIARASIYASIATAAKLLAGLVIIKLVAWKAGPEGVGRLGQFMSLMSVLAVLAGGGISAGVVKYVAEYRDDPQKLSRLLAAALWYALCASCLTGAVGLLLSRQIAGWLLGDIRYQGLIAVLAAVQLGIALVNYILAVINGFMDVKRLACIQVLGSLLSIVVALALAHWLHLYGALLALVIGQLLVLVVGLPAWWHSPYFDRGMLRMRFDREMTLRLAAFSVMTLTSALLPPLVNIAVRDHLAGRFGWEQVGYWQAVGKVSDAYLLFLTTAINVYYLPKLASTHARESLVSELRQAYRYIMPAVVLLAAGVYLCRGWVTSLLFSDGFAAANALYAPQLVGDVVKIASFVLSYVMLAKAMTRLFVASELAFAISYVGLVFLFTARFGLVGAMYAFAVNYALYLVFNVVIVRRYLGGL; encoded by the coding sequence GTGAACATCGCGCGCGCCAGCATCTACGCATCCATCGCCACGGCGGCCAAGCTGCTCGCGGGCCTGGTCATCATCAAGCTGGTGGCATGGAAGGCGGGCCCCGAAGGCGTGGGCCGGCTGGGCCAGTTCATGAGCCTGATGTCGGTGCTGGCCGTGCTGGCCGGCGGCGGCATCAGTGCGGGCGTGGTGAAGTACGTCGCCGAATATCGGGATGATCCGCAGAAGCTCTCGCGCCTGCTGGCCGCGGCGCTGTGGTACGCGCTGTGCGCGTCCTGTCTGACCGGCGCGGTCGGCCTGCTGCTCAGCCGGCAGATCGCCGGCTGGCTGCTGGGCGATATCCGTTACCAGGGGCTCATCGCCGTGCTGGCGGCGGTGCAGCTGGGCATCGCGCTGGTCAACTACATCCTGGCCGTCATCAACGGCTTCATGGACGTGAAGCGGCTGGCCTGCATCCAGGTGCTGGGTTCGCTGCTGAGCATTGTGGTGGCGCTGGCCTTGGCGCACTGGCTGCATCTCTATGGCGCTTTGCTCGCGCTGGTGATCGGGCAGCTGCTGGTACTGGTGGTCGGCCTGCCGGCCTGGTGGCATAGCCCGTACTTCGACCGCGGCATGCTGCGCATGCGCTTCGATCGCGAGATGACGCTGCGGCTGGCCGCGTTCTCCGTGATGACGCTGACCTCCGCGCTGCTGCCGCCGCTGGTGAACATCGCCGTGCGCGATCACCTCGCCGGGCGCTTCGGTTGGGAGCAGGTGGGCTACTGGCAGGCCGTAGGCAAGGTGTCGGATGCGTACCTGTTGTTCCTCACCACCGCCATCAATGTGTATTACCTGCCCAAGCTGGCCTCCACGCATGCGCGCGAGTCGCTGGTGTCGGAACTGCGCCAGGCCTATCGCTACATCATGCCGGCCGTCGTGTTGCTGGCCGCCGGGGTCTACCTGTGCCGTGGCTGGGTGACGTCGCTGTTGTTCAGTGACGGCTTCGCCGCTGCCAATGCCTTGTACGCGCCGCAACTGGTCGGCGACGTGGTGAAGATTGCCTCGTTCGTCCTGTCCTACGTGATGCTGGCCAAGGCCATGACGCGGCTGTTCGTGGCGTCCGAGCTGGCCTTCGCCATCAGCTACGTGGGGTTGGTGTTTCTGTTCACCGCGCGCTTCGGTCTGGTCGGGGCCATGTATGCGTTCGCGGTGAACTACGCGCTTTACCTGGTTTTCAACGTGGTCATCGTGCGTCGCTACCTGGGAGGGCTATGA
- a CDS encoding glycosyltransferase gives MTMDGGAPMPLVSVLVPAYNHEAFVERCLDSVLEDPYPSKEIVIIDDGSTDGTGRRIAAWISRHGNEVPVEYVRRGNKGITATLNELAARARGDFLRLGASDDYLLPGGLDAQVGYLLTHPGKWAVIGDSEVVDQHGHRLHDSGMRDLHHADKALYRTDDGIRRAVITQWAIGGPVTLVRRRALETVAGWSEGLRFDDWDFFLRLAAHDAIGFIDCNVCAYRIHGTNVSRTRDARTRIHNLIEARDVAIRRMAMFDEPYRTLLLAQSHHLGAKVSFLQRRLWSVVMHMAVYGLLLLVARTRRGPPHRVVTPA, from the coding sequence ATGACGATGGACGGAGGCGCACCCATGCCGCTGGTGTCCGTGCTGGTGCCTGCGTACAACCACGAGGCCTTCGTGGAGCGCTGCCTCGACAGCGTGCTGGAGGATCCGTACCCGTCGAAGGAAATCGTCATCATCGACGACGGCTCCACCGACGGTACCGGCCGGCGGATCGCCGCCTGGATCTCTCGCCATGGCAACGAGGTGCCGGTGGAATACGTGCGCCGCGGCAACAAGGGCATCACCGCCACGCTCAATGAACTGGCCGCGCGCGCGCGTGGCGATTTCCTGCGGCTGGGCGCGAGCGACGATTACCTGTTGCCGGGCGGCCTCGACGCGCAGGTGGGCTACCTGCTGACGCATCCCGGCAAGTGGGCGGTGATCGGCGACTCGGAAGTGGTGGACCAGCACGGCCACCGCCTGCACGACAGCGGCATGCGTGACCTGCACCATGCGGACAAGGCGCTCTATCGCACCGACGACGGCATCCGCCGCGCGGTGATCACGCAATGGGCCATCGGCGGCCCGGTGACCCTAGTGCGTCGCCGCGCGCTGGAGACGGTGGCCGGGTGGAGCGAGGGCCTGCGCTTCGACGACTGGGATTTCTTCCTGCGCCTGGCCGCGCACGATGCCATCGGTTTCATCGACTGCAACGTGTGCGCCTACCGCATCCACGGTACGAACGTAAGCCGCACACGCGATGCCCGCACCCGCATCCACAACCTCATCGAGGCGCGTGACGTGGCGATCCGGCGCATGGCCATGTTCGATGAGCCGTACCGCACGCTGTTGCTTGCGCAGTCGCACCATCTGGGCGCCAAGGTGTCCTTTCTGCAGCGGCGGCTGTGGTCGGTGGTGATGCACATGGCGGTCTACGGGCTGCTGTTGCTGGTCGCGCGGACGCGGCGCGGGCCGCCGCATCGAGTGGTGACGCCGGCATGA
- a CDS encoding Wzz/FepE/Etk N-terminal domain-containing protein, whose translation MQRDEVYVLDMWRILLREWRWFVAGALLVLAAVFAFAHAARPQWEATAYIQIGQVSGVPPGQDPKVEPLARVLERLKLVPFQNQVMASIGIKDDAPEAKLYRKSLKIEPLPYAGPLVKFTVRGWSPQQARQFADATVTQLQALHQKLLAGPLAMTQARLGEVKADLVSAQSERQRLAQAVGDTHGKDAPTASVASVLLTTTDAEILGLRQAEGDLTVRLSPNYTYDTSLMWPIYVPRSQAFPNLFLVMGIGLLFALSLGAFAAIVRHALRRSHGTTMSFNQTEDTRHLPANGGRGAQAGRDAVASNLQAGVGSP comes from the coding sequence ATGCAACGAGACGAAGTGTACGTACTGGACATGTGGCGGATCCTCCTGCGCGAATGGCGCTGGTTTGTGGCGGGAGCGCTGCTGGTGCTCGCGGCGGTGTTCGCCTTCGCGCATGCGGCCCGGCCGCAATGGGAGGCGACGGCGTATATCCAGATCGGCCAGGTGTCGGGCGTGCCGCCGGGACAGGATCCCAAGGTGGAGCCGCTGGCGCGCGTGCTCGAGCGCCTGAAGCTGGTGCCGTTCCAGAACCAGGTGATGGCCAGCATCGGCATCAAGGACGACGCGCCGGAGGCGAAGCTGTATCGCAAGAGTCTGAAGATCGAGCCGCTGCCGTATGCCGGTCCCCTGGTGAAATTCACCGTGCGCGGCTGGTCGCCGCAACAAGCCAGGCAGTTTGCCGACGCCACCGTGACGCAGTTGCAGGCTTTGCATCAGAAGCTGCTGGCCGGGCCACTGGCCATGACGCAGGCGCGACTGGGCGAGGTGAAGGCCGATCTCGTCAGCGCGCAGAGCGAGCGTCAACGGCTGGCGCAGGCCGTCGGCGATACGCATGGCAAGGACGCGCCGACCGCGAGCGTGGCGTCCGTGCTGCTCACCACCACCGATGCCGAGATTCTCGGCCTGCGCCAGGCCGAGGGTGATCTCACGGTACGCCTGAGCCCGAACTACACCTACGACACCTCCTTGATGTGGCCGATCTACGTGCCCCGCTCGCAGGCCTTTCCGAATCTCTTCCTGGTGATGGGCATCGGCCTGCTCTTCGCCCTGTCGCTGGGCGCCTTCGCCGCCATCGTGCGGCATGCGCTGCGGCGGTCGCACGGGACCACGATGTCGTTCAACCAAACGGAAGACACAAGGCACCTACCGGCGAATGGCGGTCGTGGTGCCCAGGCCGGGCGTGACGCCGTCGCGTCCAATCTTCAGGCAGGCGTGGGTAGCCCATGA
- a CDS encoding class I SAM-dependent methyltransferase: protein MMGQASRRPAEASLNEAQLLDTQRAFDSVAEDYDGPRGNNELIQRMRGTLWDTVSREVPAGAQLLDIGCGTGLDAIEFARRGYQVVASDWSPAMVGRTRSRAAVAGLESSVVAVHLGVQQLDQLQEEFGGIYSNFGPLNCAPDLHVVAQECARLLKPGGKLVFSVIGRICPWELGHYALRGRFRRASVRGTRGPAAVGMNKHTIWTYYYLPREFYRAFAPLFSLEHYRALSLFMPPPYLVHYYRRRRHWYERLGRLDDHLGALPLLRDMGDHFLIVMRRR from the coding sequence ATGATGGGACAAGCAAGCCGACGCCCGGCGGAGGCCTCCTTGAACGAAGCGCAATTGCTCGACACGCAGCGCGCCTTCGACAGCGTTGCCGAGGACTACGATGGCCCGCGCGGCAACAACGAGCTGATCCAGCGCATGCGCGGCACGCTGTGGGACACCGTGAGCCGCGAGGTGCCGGCGGGCGCGCAGCTGCTGGACATCGGCTGCGGCACCGGCCTGGATGCCATCGAGTTCGCGCGGCGCGGCTACCAGGTCGTCGCCAGCGACTGGTCCCCGGCGATGGTGGGCCGCACGCGTTCGCGCGCCGCGGTAGCGGGGCTGGAATCGAGCGTGGTGGCGGTGCACCTGGGCGTGCAGCAACTGGACCAGTTGCAGGAAGAATTCGGCGGCATCTACTCCAACTTCGGTCCGCTCAACTGCGCGCCGGACCTGCACGTGGTGGCGCAGGAGTGCGCGCGGCTGCTCAAGCCCGGCGGCAAGCTGGTGTTCTCCGTGATCGGGCGCATCTGCCCCTGGGAGCTGGGGCACTACGCGCTGCGCGGCCGTTTTCGCCGGGCCAGCGTGCGCGGCACGCGCGGCCCGGCGGCGGTGGGCATGAACAAGCACACGATCTGGACGTACTACTACCTGCCGCGCGAGTTCTACCGCGCCTTCGCCCCGCTGTTCTCGCTGGAGCACTACCGGGCGCTGAGCCTGTTCATGCCGCCGCCGTACCTGGTGCACTACTACCGCCGTCGCCGGCACTGGTACGAACGGCTGGGGCGCCTCGACGACCACCTCGGCGCGCTGCCGCTGTTGCGCGACATGGGTGACCACTTCCTCATCGTCATGCGCAGGCGGTAA
- a CDS encoding amidohydrolase family protein, which produces MAVRSARAHASLCGAASVLPQGVSRAPLRIRGGRVAASVPAWAYRVDLRDHLIFPGLVNAHEHLQVNAVPPLATTAVFPNSYAWIEAFQQHFGEPAVIEALLVPKAVRLRHGGLKNLLAGTTCVAHHDPWHTALDDADFPVALLRDYGWSYALDWTSYGPPVQQSFAQTPVDWPWLIHLAEGTDAAAQGELARLDELGCLAPRSVLVHGVGLREADIDRIIAVGAGVVWCPTSNERLLGRTLRPGRLADAGHLALGTDSRLSGSRDLLEELRRVAAGDELPPQQWLGLVTDDAARLLRLPRHGHLQVGAHADLVIVADRGGDPLRSLVGIERRQLRAVVRDGLPRIADPDFADWFEAAGVEAVPVTLDGRPKLLAKALAEPAVIALEPGLVLSDARDTRAVQAFISLEACR; this is translated from the coding sequence ATGGCCGTCCGGTCCGCCCGAGCCCATGCCAGCCTGTGCGGCGCCGCAAGCGTGCTGCCGCAGGGCGTATCGCGCGCACCGCTGCGGATACGCGGCGGCCGCGTCGCCGCGTCGGTGCCGGCCTGGGCGTACCGGGTGGACCTGCGCGATCACCTGATCTTCCCCGGGCTGGTCAACGCGCACGAACACCTGCAGGTGAACGCGGTGCCGCCGCTCGCCACGACCGCGGTGTTTCCCAACAGCTATGCGTGGATCGAGGCGTTCCAGCAGCACTTCGGCGAGCCGGCCGTGATCGAGGCGCTGCTGGTGCCCAAGGCGGTGCGACTGCGCCATGGCGGGCTGAAGAACCTGCTGGCCGGAACCACCTGCGTCGCGCACCACGATCCATGGCACACGGCGCTGGATGACGCGGATTTTCCCGTGGCGCTGCTGCGCGACTACGGTTGGAGCTATGCGCTGGACTGGACCTCGTACGGTCCGCCCGTGCAGCAGAGCTTTGCGCAGACGCCGGTGGACTGGCCGTGGCTGATCCACCTGGCCGAGGGCACGGATGCGGCGGCGCAGGGCGAACTCGCCCGCCTCGACGAACTCGGCTGCCTGGCGCCGCGCAGCGTGCTGGTGCACGGCGTGGGGCTGCGCGAGGCGGATATCGACCGGATCATCGCTGTGGGCGCCGGGGTGGTGTGGTGCCCCACCAGCAACGAACGCCTGCTGGGCCGCACCCTGCGACCGGGCCGGCTGGCCGACGCGGGGCATCTGGCCCTGGGCACGGACTCGCGCCTGAGCGGATCGCGCGATCTGCTGGAAGAACTGCGTCGCGTCGCTGCCGGCGATGAACTTCCGCCGCAGCAATGGCTGGGACTGGTGACGGACGATGCGGCGCGCCTGCTGCGCCTGCCGCGGCATGGCCACCTGCAGGTGGGTGCGCACGCGGACCTGGTCATCGTCGCCGATCGCGGCGGCGATCCGTTGCGCAGCCTGGTCGGCATCGAACGCAGGCAGCTGCGCGCCGTCGTGCGCGATGGCCTGCCACGCATCGCCGACCCGGATTTCGCGGACTGGTTCGAGGCGGCGGGCGTGGAGGCGGTGCCGGTTACGCTCGACGGTCGCCCCAAGCTGCTCGCCAAGGCGCTGGCAGAACCGGCCGTGATCGCGCTGGAGCCGGGCCTGGTGTTGTCCGACGCCCGCGACACCCGCGCGGTGCAGGCCTTTATCTCCCTCGAGGCATGCCGCTGA
- a CDS encoding class I SAM-dependent methyltransferase, whose protein sequence is MLHTPILDPAEAYALWAPHYPAHAHNPVMQAEERAMLSLLPQDLSGRNVLDAGCGTGRYMRHAIQRGAARVSGVDLSRDMLARAAGELRGERRRVPMELMQGRLDALPLADAWADLTVCGLAVGHVEQLEPVLAELCRVTQPGGMVLCSDVHPIGHALGWLRDFKAEGRRYAVRHTAHLYSHWHAACAALGLEIGGVLEPMLDPADIPAGAHFDPAALEVPVALVFQLWRRP, encoded by the coding sequence ATGCTGCACACGCCCATCCTCGATCCCGCCGAAGCCTACGCGCTGTGGGCGCCCCATTATCCGGCGCATGCGCACAACCCCGTGATGCAGGCGGAGGAGCGGGCGATGCTGAGCCTGCTGCCGCAGGACCTGAGCGGGCGCAACGTGCTCGATGCCGGTTGCGGCACCGGACGCTATATGCGCCACGCCATCCAGCGTGGTGCGGCACGGGTGTCCGGCGTGGACCTGTCGCGCGACATGCTGGCGCGCGCCGCCGGTGAACTGCGTGGCGAGCGGCGGCGCGTACCGATGGAGCTCATGCAGGGCAGGCTGGATGCCTTGCCGCTGGCCGATGCCTGGGCCGACCTTACCGTCTGCGGGCTGGCCGTCGGTCATGTGGAACAGCTGGAGCCCGTGCTGGCCGAGCTGTGTCGCGTGACGCAGCCGGGCGGCATGGTGTTGTGTAGCGACGTGCATCCCATCGGCCATGCACTCGGCTGGTTGCGCGACTTCAAGGCGGAAGGGCGCCGCTACGCCGTGCGCCACACCGCACACCTCTACAGCCACTGGCACGCGGCGTGCGCGGCACTGGGGCTGGAGATCGGCGGCGTGCTGGAGCCGATGCTCGACCCTGCGGACATCCCGGCCGGCGCGCATTTCGACCCGGCGGCGCTGGAGGTGCCGGTCGCCCTTGTCTTCCAGTTGTGGCGCCGGCCATGA
- a CDS encoding B12-binding domain-containing radical SAM protein: protein MTLTIPAPMNPQPHTLLVNPTITSRHSARFPLSLLHLALSLDRVGSSRIVDGNLDRDVVDATLRALDERACTAVGISVMGGPHVAPAIAISRAVRAHRPELPIVWGGYFPTLYTDTVLAAPYVDYAIRGQGEDSLRELVDALHAGDASRLPTISGLSWKHEGGISHNPARAFSRNGPPTLLPYDKLGDPRRYLARTYLGRRTVAHQAAVGCRFHCTFCGVAAMFGGATALPPAARLDRDLTYLKHELGADSVQYFDHNFFDREQDMIPLLEVMARHELPWWCFARADALLNLSESSWKLVRRSRLRMAYIGAESPSPTMLKEIRKGTRPDQTMAVAEACRRHGVIPEFSFMVAPPENTEEETEHTFEFIRALKRVNPQSEIVIYIYTPLPDSSRHEKDRLRHPTATLRDLHGEPVVFPSTPDEWTQKHWVDYACHADAPWLSEKLRQRIDDFVTVLRCRYPTVQDLRSPPWAKRTLAAAASWRYRLRRYDRPWELTLANRLVRLRLPQAEGL, encoded by the coding sequence ATGACCCTGACCATCCCTGCACCCATGAACCCCCAACCGCATACGCTGCTGGTCAACCCCACCATTACGTCGCGCCACAGCGCGCGGTTTCCGTTGTCGCTGCTGCATCTGGCCCTGTCGCTTGACCGCGTCGGCAGCAGCCGCATCGTCGATGGCAACCTGGATCGCGATGTGGTCGACGCCACCTTGCGCGCGCTGGACGAACGCGCCTGCACCGCGGTCGGCATCAGCGTCATGGGTGGCCCGCATGTGGCGCCGGCCATTGCCATCTCGCGTGCCGTCCGCGCGCATCGGCCGGAGTTGCCCATCGTATGGGGTGGCTATTTCCCCACGCTTTACACGGACACCGTACTGGCGGCGCCCTATGTGGACTACGCCATTCGCGGGCAGGGCGAAGACAGCCTGCGGGAACTGGTGGACGCACTGCATGCCGGCGACGCGTCGCGGCTGCCGACGATCAGCGGCCTGTCGTGGAAGCACGAGGGCGGCATCAGCCACAACCCTGCCCGTGCGTTCTCCCGCAACGGTCCACCCACGCTGTTGCCGTACGACAAGCTGGGCGATCCACGCCGCTACCTGGCGCGCACCTATCTCGGCCGTCGCACGGTGGCGCACCAGGCCGCGGTGGGGTGCCGTTTCCACTGCACGTTCTGTGGCGTGGCGGCCATGTTCGGCGGAGCCACCGCCTTGCCACCCGCCGCGCGGCTGGATCGCGACCTGACTTACCTCAAGCATGAGCTTGGCGCCGACTCCGTCCAGTACTTCGACCACAACTTCTTCGACCGCGAGCAGGACATGATCCCGCTGCTCGAAGTGATGGCGCGCCACGAACTGCCGTGGTGGTGCTTCGCGCGTGCCGATGCCCTGCTGAACCTGTCGGAGAGCAGCTGGAAGCTGGTGCGCAGGAGCCGCCTGCGCATGGCCTACATCGGCGCGGAATCGCCGAGCCCGACCATGCTGAAGGAAATCCGCAAGGGCACGCGGCCGGACCAGACGATGGCCGTGGCCGAAGCGTGCCGGCGACACGGAGTCATCCCGGAGTTCTCCTTCATGGTGGCGCCGCCGGAGAACACCGAGGAAGAAACCGAGCACACGTTCGAGTTCATTCGCGCGCTCAAGCGCGTCAATCCACAGTCCGAAATCGTCATCTACATCTACACGCCACTGCCCGACAGCAGCCGGCACGAGAAGGATCGCCTGCGCCATCCGACGGCGACGCTGCGGGATCTCCACGGCGAGCCGGTGGTGTTTCCCTCGACACCGGACGAGTGGACGCAGAAGCACTGGGTGGATTACGCCTGCCACGCGGACGCGCCCTGGTTGAGCGAAAAGCTGCGCCAGCGCATCGACGATTTCGTCACCGTGCTGCGTTGCCGCTATCCCACCGTGCAAGACCTGCGGTCGCCGCCGTGGGCCAAGCGCACGCTCGCCGCGGCAGCCTCGTGGCGTTATCGCCTGCGCCGCTACGACCGCCCGTGGGAGCTGACCCTTGCCAACCGGCTGGTGCGCCTGCGCTTGCCACAGGCCGAGGGGCTCTGA
- a CDS encoding glycosyltransferase family 4 protein — MAETLAQWPSLADVAEAAASSGARITVLQSASHAEQLHRHGVEYRFVVADAATHLHRFDGMACALVDLRPDLMHIHSLGAAAGAHALSRALPGVPILLQDHADRMPAWWRRPRWRRWYASARGAAFTAPELAGPYVSAGLFDPSMRLFSIPESTSRFTPGSRASARAETGLYGEPCVVWVGHLQPNKDPLSVLDGVARASEALPGLQLWCAFGTAPLLEQVQRRIADDPRLAGRVHLLGRVPHERVQSLLRAADIFVSGSHRESCGYALLEAMACGATPVVTDIPSFRALTGDIGHRWACGDAAALAKALIDAVARGPSPQAARAHFERHLSLEAVGRRWGDAYAQLARGPRGAPS; from the coding sequence TTGGCGGAGACATTGGCGCAATGGCCGTCGCTGGCCGACGTTGCCGAAGCCGCCGCCAGCAGCGGCGCGCGGATCACGGTACTGCAGTCGGCATCCCATGCCGAACAGTTGCATCGCCATGGCGTCGAGTACCGTTTCGTCGTGGCGGATGCTGCCACGCACTTGCATCGCTTCGATGGCATGGCGTGCGCGCTGGTGGATCTTCGCCCGGACCTGATGCACATCCACAGCCTCGGTGCGGCGGCGGGTGCGCATGCCCTGTCGCGCGCCTTGCCCGGCGTGCCCATCCTGCTGCAGGACCATGCGGATCGCATGCCTGCGTGGTGGCGGCGTCCGCGCTGGCGGCGCTGGTATGCCTCCGCGCGTGGCGCGGCGTTCACGGCACCGGAGCTGGCGGGGCCGTATGTGTCGGCGGGCCTGTTCGATCCCTCCATGCGGCTGTTTTCCATCCCCGAATCCACCAGCCGCTTCACGCCGGGAAGCCGTGCCAGTGCGCGGGCCGAGACGGGGCTCTACGGTGAACCCTGCGTGGTCTGGGTAGGGCATCTGCAGCCGAACAAGGACCCGTTGAGCGTGCTCGACGGCGTGGCGCGTGCGTCGGAGGCGTTGCCGGGCCTGCAACTGTGGTGCGCCTTTGGCACCGCACCGTTGCTGGAGCAGGTGCAGCGGCGCATCGCGGACGATCCGCGGCTCGCCGGGCGCGTCCACTTGCTGGGCCGGGTGCCGCATGAGCGCGTGCAGTCGCTGCTGCGCGCGGCGGATATCTTCGTATCGGGCAGCCACCGGGAAAGCTGCGGCTACGCCTTGCTCGAAGCGATGGCCTGCGGCGCGACACCGGTGGTGACCGATATTCCCTCGTTCCGCGCGTTGACCGGTGACATCGGCCATCGGTGGGCGTGCGGCGATGCGGCGGCGCTCGCCAAGGCGCTGATCGATGCGGTCGCGCGGGGCCCGTCACCGCAGGCGGCGCGCGCGCACTTCGAGCGCCATTTGTCGCTGGAGGCGGTGGGCCGGCGCTGGGGCGATGCCTACGCGCAACTGGCACGCGGCCCACGGGGAGCCCCGTCATGA